Proteins from a single region of Sphaerochaeta globosa str. Buddy:
- a CDS encoding rhamnulokinase: MNKHIAIDLGASNGRVLVGDLKEFEVVHRFVTHNDQILGSFYWNLQSLFGEIKTGLKKAFAAYPNQITSIGIDTWGVDYVLTDERGDLVSLCYHYRDSRTDGMIEKVSSRLGGKMRIYEQTGIAFQPFNTLYQLAAMQQDRPDALKAARHYLSVPDLLAYWLCAVMKNERTHASTTQLYDPRTGDWAWSLIDAMQFDRSLFGQIVDSGTILGPLTEEVAHEVGSPKGVMVIASAAHDTASAVAAVPAAEGETPLYISSGTWSLLGVELASPRTDLSAMDSGFTNEVAASGAIRFLKNIMGMWIQQECVRHWEREQGSPISWRELDEQTLLCQNYQGYIDPADGRFLKPNTYDNLMADRINAWCDEHHVKRPASRGEYMVAIYRGLALAYEKAIKDLEGVLKTKFTSLYIIGGGCKNEILDQWTATQTGLTVYAGPVEATALGNLVVQAWATGELADLQQGRDRIRTEQKVKVFHP; the protein is encoded by the coding sequence ATGAATAAGCATATTGCCATCGACTTGGGAGCCTCCAACGGTCGGGTCCTGGTAGGGGACCTGAAGGAGTTTGAGGTTGTCCACCGGTTTGTGACCCACAATGACCAGATTCTTGGTTCGTTCTATTGGAACCTTCAGAGTCTGTTTGGTGAGATCAAGACAGGGTTGAAGAAAGCTTTTGCAGCGTACCCGAATCAGATTACCTCCATAGGCATCGATACCTGGGGGGTGGACTATGTCCTTACCGATGAAAGGGGGGACTTGGTCTCTCTGTGCTATCACTATCGGGATAGCAGGACAGACGGTATGATCGAGAAGGTTTCCTCCCGCCTCGGTGGCAAAATGCGCATCTATGAACAGACAGGTATTGCTTTTCAGCCGTTCAACACACTCTATCAGCTTGCTGCCATGCAGCAGGACAGGCCCGATGCCCTGAAGGCGGCACGTCACTACCTCTCGGTGCCCGACCTGCTTGCATACTGGCTGTGTGCGGTGATGAAGAATGAAAGAACCCACGCTTCAACGACCCAGCTCTATGATCCGAGAACCGGTGACTGGGCTTGGTCCTTGATCGATGCCATGCAATTCGACCGATCCTTGTTCGGTCAGATTGTGGACAGCGGTACGATTCTCGGTCCCCTTACCGAGGAAGTGGCCCATGAGGTCGGCTCTCCCAAGGGTGTGATGGTCATCGCCAGTGCCGCCCACGATACTGCTAGTGCTGTTGCTGCCGTCCCTGCGGCCGAGGGGGAGACTCCTCTGTATATTTCCAGCGGCACATGGTCGCTGTTGGGCGTGGAGCTTGCTTCTCCCCGTACCGATCTATCGGCCATGGACAGTGGGTTTACCAATGAGGTGGCCGCAAGCGGGGCCATCCGCTTTCTGAAGAACATCATGGGGATGTGGATTCAGCAGGAGTGCGTCCGACACTGGGAGCGCGAACAAGGAAGCCCCATCAGTTGGAGGGAACTGGATGAGCAAACTTTGCTGTGTCAAAACTACCAAGGGTATATTGACCCTGCAGACGGACGCTTTCTTAAGCCGAACACCTACGACAACCTGATGGCCGACCGTATCAATGCCTGGTGTGATGAACACCATGTCAAGCGTCCAGCTTCAAGGGGTGAGTACATGGTTGCCATCTACCGGGGTCTTGCCCTTGCATATGAAAAGGCGATCAAGGACTTGGAGGGAGTGCTCAAGACAAAGTTCACCTCGCTGTACATCATCGGCGGCGGGTGCAAGAACGAGATTCTTGACCAATGGACTGCTACGCAGACCGGTCTGACCGTCTATGCGGGGCCTGTGGAAGCAACGGCCTTGGGCAATCTGGTTGTCCAGGCTTGGGCAACCGGAGAGCTCGCTGATCTACAGCAAGGACGGGACAGGATTCGTACTGAGCAGAAGGTGAAAGTCTTTCATCCCTGA
- a CDS encoding LacI family DNA-binding transcriptional regulator, translated as MGTGETATIKDVAKLAGVSIATVSRVLNKLGVVNPETERRVLSAVAMLHYQRNAVARSLKLKVTKSIGIMVPEISNTFFTEIVEQLEHLLGPLGYALLVCSSENSVAEEKRKLSLLLERNVDGLVVIPVSDVGSHFTTPALVSTPFVMIDRKIEDLDCDVILTDNRQGAYDITSALIREGRTRIGFLGGDAHVHTSVERLHGYLDAMKDHHLEIEKQFILLGGMTQKAGYTLMQQALAMENCPDAFFMVNDMVHIGSTSYLMAQEGKEKRSRMAFATFDYLYYAPLLQFCHYAAAQPLDLIGEAAAQLLIRRMEGDKEGFPATIVFEPTLHVMKENGGIVTDEKSKTSLYDHSPRFDKVFS; from the coding sequence ATGGGCACGGGTGAGACAGCAACCATCAAGGACGTAGCCAAGTTGGCTGGTGTCTCCATTGCCACGGTCAGCAGGGTGCTGAACAAGCTTGGAGTCGTGAATCCCGAAACTGAGCGTAGAGTACTTTCTGCGGTTGCCATGCTGCACTATCAGCGCAACGCCGTTGCCAGATCCCTCAAGCTCAAGGTGACAAAGAGCATCGGAATCATGGTACCTGAGATTTCCAATACCTTTTTTACGGAGATTGTAGAGCAATTGGAACATCTGCTCGGCCCGCTTGGATATGCCTTGTTGGTATGTAGTTCCGAAAACTCGGTTGCTGAGGAAAAACGCAAGCTCTCGCTGTTGCTTGAACGCAATGTGGACGGCTTGGTGGTAATCCCTGTCAGTGATGTGGGTTCCCATTTCACTACGCCCGCCCTTGTAAGCACTCCATTCGTCATGATCGACCGAAAGATTGAGGATCTTGACTGTGATGTAATTCTGACAGACAACCGACAGGGAGCCTACGACATCACATCCGCCCTCATCCGCGAAGGAAGGACGCGCATCGGCTTTCTGGGGGGGGATGCTCATGTGCACACCTCGGTGGAACGACTGCATGGCTATTTGGATGCAATGAAGGATCATCACCTGGAGATTGAAAAGCAGTTTATCCTCTTGGGTGGTATGACTCAGAAAGCCGGCTACACACTGATGCAGCAAGCTCTTGCCATGGAAAATTGTCCAGATGCCTTTTTCATGGTCAATGACATGGTCCACATAGGTTCCACCAGTTATTTAATGGCGCAAGAGGGCAAGGAAAAGCGTAGTCGCATGGCTTTTGCCACCTTCGACTACCTTTACTATGCACCGCTTTTGCAGTTCTGCCACTATGCAGCTGCCCAGCCGCTTGATCTTATCGGTGAAGCGGCCGCTCAGCTTCTGATTCGCCGCATGGAAGGGGATAAGGAAGGCTTTCCGGCCACCATCGTGTTCGAGCCTACCCTTCATGTCATGAAAGAGAACGGGGGGATTGTCACCGACGAGAAGTCCAAGACCTCCCTGTATGATCACTCCCCCCGATTCGACAAGGTCTTCAGTTAG
- a CDS encoding ABC transporter permease: MEMKKLLNDSKKLASQYTTWVTFVGLLLLLSVLTKGNALRWNSIRNLLIAESVRSFAALGVGMIIITKGIDLSIGYVVCLTASVAASFAQNPDYASAIYTGQSFPLIVPVVAAVAAGGLFGLFNGYLIAYGKLPPFIATLGSMSIAKGLQLIYTKAAVVGSLNQNFKNISQGSVGPVPNLILYVIIAAFIVWVVLKHTRQGTHFYAIGGNAQAARVSGINVERDLMMVYTYAGLLYGIAGTLLASRLGLANSLTANGMELDAIAAVTVGGVSQSGGVGSVSGMMIGVFTMGLINYGMSFLGVDSYYQQLVKGFIIIVAVYFDMKKYARRS; this comes from the coding sequence ATGGAAATGAAGAAACTGCTGAATGACAGCAAGAAACTAGCGAGCCAGTATACCACTTGGGTCACCTTTGTAGGTCTGCTTTTATTGTTGTCCGTCCTGACTAAAGGCAATGCCTTGCGGTGGAACAGTATCCGCAACCTTTTGATCGCCGAGTCTGTCCGCTCCTTTGCAGCCCTGGGTGTCGGTATGATTATCATCACCAAGGGTATCGACCTCTCCATCGGGTATGTCGTCTGCCTTACGGCCAGTGTCGCAGCCTCCTTCGCCCAGAATCCTGATTACGCCTCGGCCATCTATACCGGTCAGAGTTTTCCCCTTATCGTTCCCGTCGTAGCAGCGGTTGCCGCAGGAGGCTTGTTCGGTCTGTTCAACGGCTATTTGATCGCCTATGGAAAATTGCCTCCTTTCATCGCCACACTCGGCAGTATGTCCATAGCCAAGGGCCTGCAGCTTATCTATACCAAGGCCGCCGTAGTAGGGTCGCTGAACCAGAACTTCAAGAATATCAGCCAAGGAAGCGTCGGTCCGGTTCCCAATCTCATACTCTATGTAATCATTGCAGCCTTCATTGTCTGGGTAGTGCTCAAGCATACCAGACAGGGGACCCATTTCTATGCCATCGGCGGCAATGCCCAGGCTGCCCGGGTGTCGGGCATCAACGTTGAACGCGATTTGATGATGGTGTACACCTATGCTGGACTTTTGTATGGGATTGCTGGTACCTTGCTTGCAAGCCGCCTTGGCCTTGCCAACTCCCTTACCGCAAATGGTATGGAATTGGATGCCATTGCTGCTGTCACTGTTGGTGGAGTTTCCCAAAGCGGCGGCGTAGGCTCAGTCAGCGGTATGATGATCGGTGTATTCACCATGGGCTTGATCAACTACGGTATGTCCTTCCTCGGAGTGGACAGCTATTATCAGCAGTTGGTTAAGGGCTTCATCATTATTGTTGCCGTTTATTTTGATATGAAGAAATACGCTCGCAGAAGCTAG
- a CDS encoding substrate-binding domain-containing protein — protein MKKLVAILLVLALLSTAVFAQGSSEAKSDKVKVGALIRNLNEQFVKDYADNLRKLAAEKGVELNLQDAQGDVARQLDQLNTLITQGYKYFVIIPQDTSATEQMAQQIKAAGGGAAFSNIQPSVAALKVGKDFYLASSPELVAGQYQAQIVDEYYAKYPAKAPGKVLNILYLQGQLGHPAQISREAGFVDTLKSLGYTVNFIAKDTADWSPDKAQEKMDTWLAAHRGKFNLVVAQNDGMALGAVESLITNGLVDNDASDGTILTFPVIGIDATADALNSMDQNKLYATVLQDSVGQSSTAFELAYAMATKGSATGMTAWGIAPASKVISEEPANDAAVIGQCYLVPFKPVTKANYKDFM, from the coding sequence ATGAAGAAACTAGTGGCCATTCTGTTGGTACTCGCTCTGTTGAGTACTGCTGTCTTTGCACAGGGCAGCTCTGAAGCAAAGAGCGACAAAGTGAAAGTCGGCGCTCTGATCCGCAACCTCAACGAACAGTTCGTGAAAGACTATGCTGACAACCTTCGCAAGCTCGCAGCCGAGAAGGGTGTGGAGCTGAATCTTCAGGATGCGCAGGGTGACGTAGCTCGCCAGCTCGACCAGCTTAATACCCTCATTACCCAGGGTTACAAGTATTTCGTGATCATCCCCCAGGATACCAGTGCAACCGAGCAGATGGCTCAGCAGATCAAGGCAGCCGGTGGTGGAGCAGCATTCTCCAACATCCAGCCTTCTGTTGCAGCACTGAAAGTCGGCAAGGACTTCTATCTGGCTTCTTCCCCTGAATTGGTCGCAGGCCAGTATCAGGCACAGATTGTTGATGAATACTATGCCAAGTACCCTGCTAAGGCTCCCGGTAAGGTTCTGAACATCCTCTACCTCCAGGGCCAGCTCGGTCACCCGGCTCAGATCAGTCGTGAAGCAGGCTTTGTCGACACCCTCAAGAGCCTCGGCTATACCGTCAACTTCATCGCCAAGGATACCGCTGACTGGTCTCCTGACAAGGCACAAGAGAAGATGGACACTTGGCTCGCCGCCCACCGTGGTAAGTTCAACCTTGTAGTTGCACAGAACGACGGTATGGCACTGGGTGCAGTAGAATCCTTGATCACCAACGGCTTGGTAGACAACGATGCCAGCGACGGCACCATCCTGACCTTCCCGGTCATTGGTATCGACGCAACTGCAGACGCACTGAACTCGATGGACCAGAACAAGCTCTATGCAACTGTTCTGCAGGACTCCGTCGGTCAGAGCAGCACCGCTTTCGAGCTTGCCTATGCCATGGCTACCAAGGGTAGTGCAACCGGCATGACCGCTTGGGGCATTGCACCTGCCAGCAAGGTCATCAGTGAAGAACCGGCAAATGATGCGGCTGTCATCGGCCAATGCTACCTGGTTCCTTTCAAGCCTGTCACAAAGGCCAACTACAAGGACTTTATGTAA
- a CDS encoding sugar ABC transporter ATP-binding protein — protein sequence MNAESSKERGSQMESTFALEMESITKVFPGVRALDDVTFRVKPGTVHALMGENGAGKSTLMKCLFGIYKEDGGTIKLNGEVHRFKDSHDALQNGVSMIHQELSNVPERSVAQNIFLGREPLKKLGLIDHKQMYEDTKALLKRLEIDIKPDRRIGSLSISMQQTCEIAKAVSYNSHVVVMDEPTSSLTDNEVAHLFKIIRQLKAQNVAVVYISHKMEEIFAIADEVSVMRDGKMIGTYPTTDLTNDKLISLMVGRDANLRFPTVKSSVAEEILRVENLMSINPRSFKDISFSLKRGEILGIGGLVGAQRTELMEAIFGVRGTKEGKLFIKGEELQNLTPRKAIEHGMGMITEDRRGSGIFPLLSISTNTSIASLKEYLSKLGLLKHKQLKEEAARYNEALRTKTPTMETLIQNLSGGNQQKVIISRWLMTLPDILIMDEPTRGIDVGAKYEIYQIMCQLVEQGKAIIMVSSEMPELIGMSNRVMVLCDGRCTGILDKQQCNQETIMRLATKFM from the coding sequence ATGAACGCCGAAAGCAGCAAGGAAAGAGGAAGTCAAATGGAAAGCACATTCGCCTTGGAAATGGAGTCGATAACCAAGGTGTTTCCCGGAGTACGTGCCTTGGATGATGTTACCTTCCGGGTAAAACCAGGGACAGTACATGCCCTTATGGGTGAGAATGGTGCGGGCAAATCGACGTTGATGAAGTGTTTGTTCGGTATCTACAAGGAAGACGGGGGGACCATCAAGCTCAACGGTGAGGTCCATCGGTTCAAGGATAGTCACGATGCTCTGCAGAATGGAGTCTCGATGATACACCAGGAACTCTCCAATGTCCCTGAGCGCTCGGTTGCCCAGAATATTTTTCTCGGTCGCGAGCCTTTAAAGAAACTTGGTTTGATTGATCATAAACAGATGTATGAGGACACCAAAGCGTTGCTCAAGCGTTTGGAAATCGATATTAAGCCTGATCGCCGCATCGGATCGTTATCCATATCCATGCAGCAAACCTGTGAGATTGCCAAAGCGGTCTCCTACAACAGCCATGTGGTGGTGATGGACGAGCCAACCAGCTCCCTGACGGACAATGAAGTGGCACACTTGTTCAAAATCATCCGTCAATTGAAGGCGCAGAATGTAGCGGTGGTGTATATCTCCCACAAAATGGAAGAAATATTTGCCATTGCCGATGAGGTGAGCGTCATGCGTGACGGCAAAATGATCGGCACCTATCCCACGACGGACCTTACCAACGACAAGCTGATCAGCCTCATGGTTGGCCGTGATGCCAACTTGCGTTTTCCCACGGTAAAAAGTAGCGTAGCTGAGGAGATTCTTCGGGTTGAAAACCTGATGTCCATCAATCCCCGCTCCTTCAAGGACATTTCTTTCTCGCTCAAACGAGGGGAAATCCTGGGTATCGGCGGTTTGGTGGGGGCACAGCGTACCGAGCTGATGGAAGCCATCTTCGGGGTGCGTGGCACAAAAGAGGGAAAACTCTTCATAAAGGGCGAAGAATTGCAGAACCTCACGCCCCGCAAGGCCATTGAGCACGGCATGGGAATGATCACCGAGGACCGCCGAGGAAGTGGCATTTTCCCGCTTTTGAGTATCTCTACCAATACCTCCATCGCCTCATTGAAGGAGTACCTGAGTAAACTGGGCCTTCTCAAGCATAAACAGCTCAAAGAGGAAGCGGCCCGATATAATGAGGCTTTGCGCACCAAGACCCCGACCATGGAGACACTGATCCAAAACCTTTCGGGAGGGAACCAGCAAAAAGTCATCATCAGCCGTTGGCTGATGACCTTGCCGGACATCCTGATTATGGATGAGCCTACCCGCGGTATCGATGTCGGGGCGAAATATGAAATTTATCAGATCATGTGTCAGTTGGTTGAGCAGGGGAAGGCCATCATCATGGTCAGCTCCGAGATGCCTGAGTTGATCGGGATGTCCAACCGTGTCATGGTGCTGTGCGACGGTCGTTGCACCGGAATCCTGGACAAGCAGCAATGCAATCAGGAAACCATCATGCGCCTTGCTACCAAGTTCATGTAA
- a CDS encoding SDR family NAD(P)-dependent oxidoreductase, giving the protein MTTFTSNVTHEIAPLLRGLTFDGQKGLFVHEVSHKIPSLILPAVAEGSSVEETASLWGRLLSAYTAERQLYPSIIAIDGLDLQFGLGTNYDEAVRAEGVSAIPSLPPSQSREDVVRDKIALVTGGAQGFGEGMVRSLVQMGAFVYIADMNGEGAKKLADELNYEACITVAKPLTVNVTDEVSVGQMLDEVAKQTGGLDLFISNAGVLRAGSVKSMALKDFQFVTNVDYTGFFICTKFASKLMSLQNIPSNAYYSDIIAISSKSGLQGSNKNGAYAGAKFGTIGLTQSFALELVEDNIKVNAVCPGNFLDGPLWSDPEKGLFVQYLAAGKVPGAQTVADVRRFYESKVPMNRGCRTADVMKAILYIVEQTYETGQAVPVTGGQVMLN; this is encoded by the coding sequence ATGACGACGTTTACCTCCAATGTAACGCATGAAATTGCACCTTTGCTCAGGGGCTTGACCTTCGATGGTCAAAAGGGCCTGTTCGTGCATGAAGTCTCTCACAAAATACCCTCACTCATTCTCCCTGCAGTAGCAGAAGGCTCCTCGGTCGAGGAAACTGCTTCCTTGTGGGGCCGCTTGCTCTCAGCCTATACAGCAGAGCGTCAACTCTATCCGTCTATTATTGCCATTGATGGACTGGACCTGCAATTCGGATTAGGTACCAACTATGACGAGGCTGTTCGTGCAGAAGGGGTGAGTGCCATCCCCTCCCTCCCTCCTTCCCAGAGCCGAGAGGATGTGGTTCGGGACAAAATCGCCTTGGTTACCGGCGGTGCCCAAGGTTTTGGTGAGGGCATGGTCCGTTCTCTTGTCCAGATGGGCGCATTTGTGTATATCGCTGACATGAACGGGGAGGGGGCAAAAAAACTCGCCGATGAGCTCAACTATGAAGCTTGCATCACGGTGGCAAAGCCGCTGACGGTCAACGTAACCGACGAGGTTTCTGTTGGTCAGATGCTGGATGAGGTTGCCAAGCAGACCGGAGGCTTGGACTTGTTCATTTCCAATGCCGGGGTGCTCAGGGCAGGTTCGGTAAAGTCGATGGCGCTGAAGGACTTTCAATTCGTCACCAATGTCGACTATACAGGCTTCTTCATCTGCACCAAGTTTGCATCAAAGCTGATGAGCCTGCAGAATATTCCTTCCAACGCCTACTACTCTGATATTATCGCCATCTCCAGCAAATCGGGCCTGCAGGGTTCGAATAAGAATGGAGCGTATGCCGGGGCGAAATTCGGTACCATCGGCTTGACGCAGAGTTTTGCCTTGGAGTTGGTCGAGGATAACATAAAAGTGAATGCAGTATGCCCGGGTAATTTCCTCGATGGTCCCCTTTGGTCGGACCCCGAGAAGGGCTTGTTTGTACAATACCTTGCCGCTGGAAAGGTCCCAGGGGCCCAGACGGTGGCGGATGTGAGACGGTTCTATGAATCGAAGGTCCCGATGAATCGCGGTTGTAGAACAGCCGATGTCATGAAGGCGATCCTCTACATAGTCGAACAGACTTACGAGACAGGCCAGGCGGTCCCGGTGACCGGCGGCCAGGTCATGCTTAATTAG
- a CDS encoding zinc-binding dehydrogenase translates to MKTRAIRLYGVNDLRLEEFELPPIAEDEILAKVITNSICMSDHKAAEQGPNHKRIPKDIDKNPIMLGHEFCGEIVEVGKKWQSKFQVGSRFSIQPALNYKGTLDAPGYSFRYIGGDATYVVIPQQVMELDCLLPYDGDAFFLGSLAEPVSCVVGTFHAMYHTTGGSYVHHMGIVEGGNLAILAGVGPMGLSAIDYALHNTHRKPGRLVVTDIDDARLKRAESLYSVEDAKANGVQLIYLNTKEFSDPVAKLMELTGGKGYDDVLVMAPVKALVEQADAILGKDGCLNFFAGPNKTDFSASLNFYNVHYASTHIVGTSGGNTDDMRESLMLMEKGLINPSAMVTHIGGLSAVPEAVINLPSIPGGKKMMYTHLDFPLVALADLSELGKSNPVFKELATLVAKHNGLWSAEAETYLLKHCTKRIKE, encoded by the coding sequence ATGAAAACACGTGCCATCCGGCTCTATGGAGTCAATGATCTCAGGCTCGAAGAGTTTGAACTTCCCCCGATCGCAGAGGATGAAATCCTTGCAAAAGTCATTACCAATAGTATCTGCATGAGCGACCACAAGGCCGCTGAGCAGGGACCCAATCATAAGCGAATCCCCAAGGATATCGATAAGAACCCAATTATGCTCGGTCACGAGTTCTGCGGGGAAATCGTAGAGGTAGGCAAGAAGTGGCAGTCCAAGTTCCAGGTGGGCTCCCGCTTTTCAATCCAGCCGGCTTTGAACTACAAAGGCACCTTGGATGCCCCGGGCTACTCCTTCCGCTACATCGGAGGCGATGCAACGTATGTAGTCATCCCCCAGCAGGTGATGGAACTCGATTGTTTGCTTCCCTATGACGGGGATGCTTTCTTCCTTGGAAGCCTTGCCGAGCCTGTCAGTTGCGTGGTAGGCACCTTCCATGCGATGTACCACACAACCGGCGGCAGCTATGTCCACCACATGGGCATTGTCGAAGGTGGGAACCTAGCAATTCTGGCCGGAGTCGGGCCTATGGGGCTTTCGGCGATCGATTATGCCCTGCATAATACCCACCGTAAGCCAGGCCGTCTCGTAGTCACCGATATCGATGATGCCAGACTCAAGCGTGCTGAAAGCCTGTACAGTGTCGAGGATGCCAAAGCCAACGGGGTACAACTGATCTATCTCAATACAAAGGAGTTCAGCGACCCGGTTGCCAAGCTGATGGAGCTCACTGGCGGCAAGGGCTACGACGATGTACTGGTCATGGCCCCGGTGAAGGCTCTGGTCGAGCAGGCGGATGCCATTCTTGGCAAGGACGGATGTCTCAACTTCTTTGCCGGCCCGAACAAGACCGATTTTTCTGCGAGCTTGAATTTCTACAACGTCCATTACGCTTCCACCCACATCGTGGGTACCAGCGGCGGCAATACCGACGATATGCGTGAGTCGCTGATGCTGATGGAGAAGGGTTTGATCAATCCCTCAGCAATGGTAACCCATATCGGAGGGCTTTCGGCGGTGCCGGAGGCGGTGATTAACCTGCCGAGCATCCCCGGTGGAAAGAAAATGATGTACACCCATCTGGACTTCCCCCTTGTAGCCCTTGCCGACTTGTCCGAGCTTGGCAAGTCAAATCCGGTATTCAAGGAACTTGCAACGTTGGTAGCCAAGCACAATGGCTTGTGGTCGGCGGAAGCTGAGACCTATCTGCTGAAGCATTGCACCAAACGTATCAAGGAGTAA
- a CDS encoding zinc-dependent alcohol dehydrogenase family protein: protein MTKRMMKGAMLPGNSTVAFAEFEVPKPGYGQVLVKTKCTTICGSDIRCIYREHLGKGPEGYQNVIAGHEPCGQIVEEGEGLKRFKKGDRVIVYHISGCGVCHECRQGFMISCTSDKRAAYGWQRDGGMAEYLLCDEKDLVLLPDELSYADGAQVACGFGTVYEAIEKIGVSGNDAVLVVGLGPVGLAALMLAKAMGANKLIGIEGQSARIELAKKLGLVDHVFTPSEENVAQVKAVTGGHGVERAFDCSASDPGRATAIKATRKWGKIAFVGEGGTVHFNPSEDMLHDQKTIYGSWVTSIWKMEDLVERLVRWNIHPEDLITHRFPLDKADEAYALMASGACGKVAVCFDEELPN from the coding sequence ATGACCAAGCGTATGATGAAAGGGGCGATGCTGCCGGGCAACAGTACCGTGGCATTTGCAGAGTTTGAGGTACCCAAGCCAGGATACGGTCAGGTATTGGTAAAGACCAAGTGCACTACCATCTGCGGAAGTGATATCCGCTGCATCTACCGCGAGCACCTCGGCAAAGGCCCGGAGGGCTATCAGAATGTAATCGCCGGTCATGAACCCTGCGGGCAGATCGTCGAGGAAGGCGAAGGGCTGAAACGCTTTAAAAAGGGCGACCGCGTCATCGTCTACCACATCAGCGGCTGCGGTGTCTGCCACGAGTGCCGCCAAGGCTTCATGATCAGCTGTACCAGTGACAAGCGTGCGGCCTACGGCTGGCAACGTGACGGCGGCATGGCTGAATACTTGCTCTGCGATGAAAAGGATCTGGTCCTGCTTCCGGACGAGCTCTCCTATGCCGATGGGGCACAGGTTGCCTGCGGCTTCGGAACAGTGTATGAAGCCATCGAAAAGATCGGAGTCAGCGGCAATGATGCTGTTTTGGTCGTAGGCTTAGGCCCTGTAGGCTTGGCAGCGCTTATGTTGGCCAAGGCCATGGGAGCAAACAAGCTCATCGGCATTGAAGGCCAGAGTGCTCGTATAGAACTTGCCAAGAAACTTGGTTTGGTCGACCACGTATTCACTCCCTCGGAGGAGAACGTCGCCCAGGTCAAGGCAGTAACCGGAGGCCATGGCGTCGAGCGTGCTTTTGACTGTTCAGCCAGTGATCCCGGACGGGCGACTGCAATCAAGGCCACCCGCAAGTGGGGCAAAATTGCCTTCGTCGGTGAAGGTGGTACGGTGCACTTCAACCCCAGTGAGGATATGTTGCACGACCAAAAGACCATCTACGGCAGCTGGGTCACCAGCATCTGGAAAATGGAGGACTTGGTTGAAAGATTGGTACGTTGGAACATCCACCCCGAAGACCTCATCACGCATCGCTTCCCCCTGGATAAGGCTGATGAAGCCTATGCATTAATGGCAAGCGGAGCGTGCGGCAAGGTGGCTGTGTGCTTTGACGAGGAACTTCCTAACTGA
- a CDS encoding aldo/keto reductase, with the protein MSHTTITIPGTKAEMPVIGVGTFGSDHVSASEMAQAVKLALDIGYRNIDCASVYANEKEIGEVLHASTISRKELWITSKVWNDMHGRKNVITSAKQSLSNLRLEYLDLYLVHWPFPNYHPPKCDVSSRSPDARPYIHEEFMETWQAMEELVKEGLVRHIGTSNVTIPKLELLLASCSIRPSVNEMELHPCFGQREFRSYLAQQNIIPIGYSPLGSPNRPERDTTAEDVVDMENPIVVELAKKHNCHPAAICLKWARGNGIVPIPQSTKERNLRSNLQSVLTEPLTAEELALLDGAECNNRLIKGQVFLWNEADSWHDLWDEDGTIPCPKSYCKGGV; encoded by the coding sequence ATGAGCCACACAACCATTACCATCCCCGGTACGAAAGCAGAAATGCCGGTCATCGGAGTCGGAACCTTCGGAAGCGACCATGTCAGTGCATCCGAGATGGCCCAGGCCGTCAAGCTTGCCTTGGATATCGGATACCGCAACATCGACTGTGCCAGCGTCTACGCCAATGAGAAAGAAATAGGCGAAGTACTGCACGCAAGTACCATATCCCGCAAAGAGCTCTGGATCACCAGCAAGGTCTGGAACGACATGCACGGCAGAAAGAATGTCATTACATCAGCAAAGCAAAGTCTTTCTAACTTACGCCTCGAGTATCTCGACCTGTACCTGGTCCATTGGCCGTTTCCCAACTACCATCCTCCCAAATGTGATGTATCAAGCCGCAGTCCTGATGCAAGGCCCTATATCCACGAAGAGTTTATGGAAACGTGGCAGGCCATGGAAGAGTTGGTCAAAGAGGGACTGGTTCGACATATCGGAACCAGCAATGTGACCATACCCAAACTCGAACTGCTGCTCGCTTCCTGCAGCATCAGGCCATCGGTCAATGAGATGGAGCTACACCCCTGCTTCGGGCAGAGGGAGTTCCGTTCCTATCTCGCACAACAGAACATTATCCCCATCGGCTATAGTCCGCTTGGTTCTCCCAATAGACCCGAGCGTGACACAACAGCAGAGGATGTGGTGGATATGGAGAATCCAATCGTTGTTGAGCTGGCAAAAAAACACAACTGCCACCCTGCCGCCATTTGTCTAAAATGGGCACGGGGCAACGGTATCGTCCCCATTCCCCAGTCTACCAAGGAGAGGAACCTGAGAAGCAATCTCCAAAGTGTTCTTACAGAACCTTTGACGGCTGAGGAGCTTGCCCTGCTCGATGGTGCTGAGTGCAACAACCGCCTGATCAAAGGACAAGTATTTCTATGGAACGAGGCTGATTCATGGCATGACCTATGGGATGAGGATGGAACAATCCCCTGTCCAAAGAGCTATTGCAAAGGAGGAGTATGA